A part of Anser cygnoides isolate HZ-2024a breed goose chromosome 15, Taihu_goose_T2T_genome, whole genome shotgun sequence genomic DNA contains:
- the TNFRSF13B gene encoding tumor necrosis factor receptor superfamily member 13B isoform X1 — MAQALIKSTSNNKPPEQCVGSERAVRWQEPRGSSRRARAKPMDGTHLGCDAMNNCTDQQYWDALVCQCIPCSLICGRSAVRRCAALCESMVCNRKAGFYYDKLLKKCINCATVCGQHPKQCDPSCGSGALATPQPPPAALVTALPPAAALEQKACAEQEPWLVVYLLLGLCLCALICSLFLGWTHLRRKGEVGSCQAGAGTCHRREDSSKDRLVEAGSVGDGSTGSRVPEPVETCGFCFPGHGSAVQESKAHHSPSCHPGERAAAAHTGVCSTGSAGAIPSPDDGHFKIICSPSQEKTPMA, encoded by the exons ATGGCCCAGGCATTAATCAAATCTACCTCTAATAATAAACCTCCTGAGCAATGCGTGGGCTCGGAGCGCGCAGTGCGATGGCAGGAGCCGAGGGGGAGTAGCCGCCGTGCCAGAGCCAAGC CCATGGATGGGACGCACCTGGGCTGTGATGCCATGAACAACTGCACCGACCAGCAGTACTGGGACGCCCTCGTCTGCCAGTGCATCCCCTGCAGCCTCATATGCGGCCGGTCCGCGGTGAGGAGGTGTGCTGCCCTGTGCG AGTCCATGGTTTGCAACAGGAAAGCCGGCTTCTACTACGACAAGCTCCTGAAAAAATGCATCAACTGTGCCACGGTCTGCGGGCAGCACCCGAAGCAGTGCGACCCCTCCTGCGGAT CAGGTGCCCTGGCCACCCCCCAACCTCCGCCGGCCGCCCTGGTCACGGCGCTGCCTCCCGCGGCCGCGCTGGAGCAGAAGGCGTGCGCGGAGCAGGAGCCGTGGCTGGTGGTGtacctgctgctggggctctgcctCTGCGCCCTCATCTGCTCCCTCTTCCTGGGCTGGACCCACCTGCggaggaagggagaggtggGATCCTGCcaggccggggccgggacctGCCACCGCAGGGAGGACTCCTCCAAGG ATCGCCTGGTGGAAGCGGGCAGCGTTGGTGATGGATCCACCGGCAGCAGGGTCCCCGAGCCAGTAGAAACCTGTGGCTTCTGCTTCCCCGGACACGGCTCCGCGGTACAAGAGAGCAAAGCGCACCACAGCCCCTCCTGCCACCCGGGGGAGAGGGCCGCGGCCGCCCACACCGGGGTGTGCAGCACGGGAAGCGCCGGGGCGATTCCCAGCCCCGACGATGGCCATTTTAAGATCATTTGCTCTCCTTCACAAGAGAAGACGCCCATGGCGTGA
- the TNFRSF13B gene encoding tumor necrosis factor receptor superfamily member 13B isoform X2 → MAQALIKSTSNNKPPEQCVGSERAVRWQEPRGSSRRARAKPMDGTHLGCDAMNNCTDQQYWDALVCQCIPCSLICGRSAVRRCAALCESMVCNRKAGFYYDKLLKKCINCATVCGQHPKQCDPSCGCALATPQPPPAALVTALPPAAALEQKACAEQEPWLVVYLLLGLCLCALICSLFLGWTHLRRKGEVGSCQAGAGTCHRREDSSKDRLVEAGSVGDGSTGSRVPEPVETCGFCFPGHGSAVQESKAHHSPSCHPGERAAAAHTGVCSTGSAGAIPSPDDGHFKIICSPSQEKTPMA, encoded by the exons ATGGCCCAGGCATTAATCAAATCTACCTCTAATAATAAACCTCCTGAGCAATGCGTGGGCTCGGAGCGCGCAGTGCGATGGCAGGAGCCGAGGGGGAGTAGCCGCCGTGCCAGAGCCAAGC CCATGGATGGGACGCACCTGGGCTGTGATGCCATGAACAACTGCACCGACCAGCAGTACTGGGACGCCCTCGTCTGCCAGTGCATCCCCTGCAGCCTCATATGCGGCCGGTCCGCGGTGAGGAGGTGTGCTGCCCTGTGCG AGTCCATGGTTTGCAACAGGAAAGCCGGCTTCTACTACGACAAGCTCCTGAAAAAATGCATCAACTGTGCCACGGTCTGCGGGCAGCACCCGAAGCAGTGCGACCCCTCCTGCGGAT GTGCCCTGGCCACCCCCCAACCTCCGCCGGCCGCCCTGGTCACGGCGCTGCCTCCCGCGGCCGCGCTGGAGCAGAAGGCGTGCGCGGAGCAGGAGCCGTGGCTGGTGGTGtacctgctgctggggctctgcctCTGCGCCCTCATCTGCTCCCTCTTCCTGGGCTGGACCCACCTGCggaggaagggagaggtggGATCCTGCcaggccggggccgggacctGCCACCGCAGGGAGGACTCCTCCAAGG ATCGCCTGGTGGAAGCGGGCAGCGTTGGTGATGGATCCACCGGCAGCAGGGTCCCCGAGCCAGTAGAAACCTGTGGCTTCTGCTTCCCCGGACACGGCTCCGCGGTACAAGAGAGCAAAGCGCACCACAGCCCCTCCTGCCACCCGGGGGAGAGGGCCGCGGCCGCCCACACCGGGGTGTGCAGCACGGGAAGCGCCGGGGCGATTCCCAGCCCCGACGATGGCCATTTTAAGATCATTTGCTCTCCTTCACAAGAGAAGACGCCCATGGCGTGA